A window of Roseiflexus castenholzii DSM 13941 genomic DNA:
TCAGTGTTCGAGCAGGCAGGGCGCCAGCATTCGCCCTGCTCTCTTTGTGTAGACCGGAGTCGGGCAGCAATGTCACAGCAGATTATAGAAGAAATCGAGCGTCGCTACATGAAGCAGGATGTCCCCGAGTTCCGCGTTGGCGACACGGTACGCGTCGGTGTGCGCGTTGTCGAGGGGAACCGTGAGCGCGTCCAGGAATTCGAGGGGGTCGTCATCCGCAAGCGGGGCAGCGGTCTCAACGAGAACTTTACCGTGCGGCGCATCGCATCGCACGGGATCGGCGTCGAGCGCACATTTCTTGTCCACGCGCCGCGCGTTGAGAGCATCCAGGTTGTCCGCCGCGGTAAGGTGCGCCGCGCGCGCCTGTTCTACCTGCGCGGTCTCACCGGCAAAGCGGCGCGGATCAAAGAGCGGCGCTGAACGATTGATGGTTGGCTCCCCATGGCTGCCAGCGCGCCTGCTGCGCTCTATGCGCGCCTGATACGGTGGGCGTTTGCGCGCTTCTACCAGGAGTTTGCCTGGACGTATGACACCGTAGCGGCGCTGGCGTCGGCAGGTCGGTGGCGCAACTGGACGTTGACGGCGCTGGAGTTTGCACGCGGCGCAACGCTGGAGGTTGGCTGTGGCACCGGGCATGTCCAGCTGGCGCTGGCGCGGCGTCACGTCGGGTTCTTCGCCGGGCTGGATCGGTCGCCACAGATGCTTCGGCTGACCCGTCGCCGTCTGAAACAAGCCGGGTTCCGCGCTCCGCTCGTGCGCGCCGATGCACGCGCCCTTCCTTTCGTCTCCGAATCATTTGACGCGATTATTGCGACCTTTCCAAGCGACTATATCGCTGCTGAAGCGACTGTCGCCGAAATCCGGCGCGTGTTGCGCCCTGGAGGAACCGTTGCGATTGCGCTGTGGGCGCGCTTTGCTGATGATTCGCCCTACGCGCGCCTGCTTGATGTCGCGTACCGCGCGACGCTCCAGCGGTCGCCGCGTCCGGTGACGTCTGTAACCTCTGCCGCCCTGCACCGCTTTGGCGAACGGTTCGAGCGCGCCGGCATAGACGTATCGTTCAGAGAAGTCGCAACGCCGGATGGCGCAGTGCAGTATGTTCTGGGAAAGCGCCGGATGTTATGATGAAAGGATCTCCACCGACTGTTGAAGAAGAGCGGGCACTATGTGCTGTTGGGTATCGCGCTATCGCCGGGATCGACGAAGCCGGACGCGGATGCTGGGCGGGACCGGTGGTCGCTGCGGCGGTGATCCTGCCGGAGCGGGTGATTGCCAAGCCTGAGTTGCTCGACGGCGTCGCTGACTCAAAAATGCTGACCCCTGCGCAGCGCGTCGCGCTCTTCGAGCGCATCACCAGTCTGGCAGTTGCCTGGGCAGTTGGATCCGTACCGGCGCATGTGATCGATAGCCACGGCATTCTGCCTGCCACGCGCCTGGCGATGCAGGTGGCGCTCCTGCGTCTGCCGCTTCCCGCTGATGTGCTGTTGATCGATGCGGTGCGGCTCGACGGCTGGCCCCTCCCGCAGCGTGTGCTGGTCAAGGGTGATGTGCGCTGCCTGTCGATTGCCGCTGCGTCGATCATTGCCAAAGTGATGCGCGACCGGTTTATGGAAGGGCTTGGGCGATACTGGACCCGGTATGGGTTCGCAGCACACAAAGGGTATGGGACTGCGGCGCACCAGGAGGCGCTGCGCCGCTACGGTCCTACACCGCACCACCGTCTGACGTTCCGCCCACTGTGCGATATGGCGCCTGCCAATATCCGGAACGCAGCGTTGGAAGGAGAACAGCCATGACCCTTCACCTTAGCGCCGGCGAGTATGTGCAGCGTTTGCGCCGCATTGGATTGCGTCCCGGCGAACGTCTGGTCAACAATATTCTGCACTGTGGCGATGCTGCGGTCGAACCGTTGATTGAACTGGCGACCCGTGTCCTGCTCCTTTACGAAGAACCGCCAGTCGCCTATGCGCCGATCCACGCACTGCGCCTGCTTGGTGAATTGCGCCCGCTGCGCATGGTCGAGCCGCTGCTCAAGAGCGTCGATGCTGAGTTCAAGAGCAGA
This region includes:
- a CDS encoding class I SAM-dependent methyltransferase, whose translation is MAASAPAALYARLIRWAFARFYQEFAWTYDTVAALASAGRWRNWTLTALEFARGATLEVGCGTGHVQLALARRHVGFFAGLDRSPQMLRLTRRRLKQAGFRAPLVRADARALPFVSESFDAIIATFPSDYIAAEATVAEIRRVLRPGGTVAIALWARFADDSPYARLLDVAYRATLQRSPRPVTSVTSAALHRFGERFERAGIDVSFREVATPDGAVQYVLGKRRML
- a CDS encoding ribonuclease HII — translated: MMKGSPPTVEEERALCAVGYRAIAGIDEAGRGCWAGPVVAAAVILPERVIAKPELLDGVADSKMLTPAQRVALFERITSLAVAWAVGSVPAHVIDSHGILPATRLAMQVALLRLPLPADVLLIDAVRLDGWPLPQRVLVKGDVRCLSIAAASIIAKVMRDRFMEGLGRYWTRYGFAAHKGYGTAAHQEALRRYGPTPHHRLTFRPLCDMAPANIRNAALEGEQP
- the rplS gene encoding 50S ribosomal protein L19, translating into MSQQIIEEIERRYMKQDVPEFRVGDTVRVGVRVVEGNRERVQEFEGVVIRKRGSGLNENFTVRRIASHGIGVERTFLVHAPRVESIQVVRRGKVRRARLFYLRGLTGKAARIKERR